CATCCGGCGCGGCGCGAAACTCGTGAACGCCGTGAGCAACAGCGTCGTGCCCAAGATCACCATCATCACCGGCGGCAGCTTCGGGGCGGGGAACTACGCCATGAACGGCAAGGCCTACGCCCCCCGCTTCCTGTTCGCGTGGCCCAGCGCCAAATACGCCGTCATGAGCGGCAACGCCGCCGCCAAGACCCTGCTCGACATCCAGCTCGCCGCCCTCAAGCGCAGCGGCCACCAGCCCGACGACGAGGAACTCCAGCGCCTCTACGACGAGGTCAAGAGCAAGTACGACACCGAACTGGACCCCCGCTACGCCGCCGCCCGCCTCTGGGTGGACGAGATCATCCCCCCCAACGACACGCGTGACCGCCTCATCCGCGCCCTCGAAGCCTGCGCGCAGAACCCCCACCAGGACGAATTCCGCGTCGGCGTCTTCCAGGTGTGAAGCCGTTAATGGTTGAAGGTCGATGGTCGAAAGACCACATCCCTTCCTCCATCAACTATCACCCATCAACTTTCAACCATCACCCCCTCCGAAGGAGCCCCCCATGACCAGCACCCTGAACCGTCCCGACGTCAGCAATCCGAACACGCAGCCCATGAACGACGACCAGCGCACGATCATCAGCGCGCTGCGCAGCTTCCTGAAGAACAAGGTCGAGCCCGGCGCGGCCGAGCGGGACCAGACCAGCGAGTTCCCCATGCAGATCGTCCGTGAACTGGGCGAGATGGGCATCATGGGCGCGCAGACGCCCGAGGAGTACGGCGGCGCCGGGCTGGACACGGCGACGTTCGCGATGATCATCGAGGAGGTCGCGGCGGTGGACGGCAGCCTGTGCCTCACGGTCGCCAGTCACAACAGCCTGTGCCAGGGCCACATCCTGATCGGCGGGACCGAGGCGCAGAAGCAGAAGTTCCTCCCGGCCCTGGCGAGCGCGGAGAAGCTGGGCGCGTGGGGCCTCACCGAGCCCGGCAGCGGCAGTGACAGCGGCGGCATGCAGAGCAACGCCAAGGAGCAGCCCGACGGCAGCTGGATCCTGAACGGCAGCAAGAACTTCATCACGCAGGGCAGCGTCGGCGGCACGTACGTCATCCTGGCCCGCACGGACGCCCCCCGCCCCGGCAAGGGCAAGAACGACGGCATCAGCGCGTTCGTGTTCAACCGCGACGAGGTCACGGGCTTCTCGATTGGCCGCAAGGAAGACAAGCTCGGCCTGCGCAGCAGCGACACCGCGCAGCTGATCTTCGAGGACATCCACCTCCCCGCCGACGCGCTGCTGGGCGAGCGGGGGAACGCCTTCAAGGACGTCATGAAAGTCCTCGACGGGGGCCGCGTCGGCATCGCCGCCATGGGCCTCGGCCTGGGCCGCGCCGCGTTCGAGTACGCCGCCCGCTACGTCAACCAGCGCGAACAGTTCGGTAAACCCATCGGGCACAACCAGAACCTCGCGTTCCGCCTCGCCGACATGGACACCAAACTCGACGCCGCGCGCCTCCTGATCCGCAAGGCCGCCGACCTCAAGGACGCCGGCATGAACTTCACCGTGCCGGTCGCCCGCGCCAAACTCTTCGCCACCACCGTCGGCGTCGAAGCGTGCGACGAGGCCATCCAGATGCTCGGCGGGTACGGCTACATCAAGGAGTACCCCGTGGAACGCATGTGGCGCGACAACCGCCTCACCCGCATCGGCGAAGGCACCGACGAGGTGCAACGCCTCGTCATCAGCCGCGACGTCCTGAAACGCTTCGCGGACTGAACCCCGCGTCCGCCAGAGCGCGGATGACAACCCGAGGCGCGGTGCCCAGCATGGAGGGGTACCGCGCCTCAACACCATTTCCCTCCGAA
The Deinococcus sedimenti DNA segment above includes these coding regions:
- a CDS encoding acyl-CoA dehydrogenase family protein; this encodes MTSTLNRPDVSNPNTQPMNDDQRTIISALRSFLKNKVEPGAAERDQTSEFPMQIVRELGEMGIMGAQTPEEYGGAGLDTATFAMIIEEVAAVDGSLCLTVASHNSLCQGHILIGGTEAQKQKFLPALASAEKLGAWGLTEPGSGSDSGGMQSNAKEQPDGSWILNGSKNFITQGSVGGTYVILARTDAPRPGKGKNDGISAFVFNRDEVTGFSIGRKEDKLGLRSSDTAQLIFEDIHLPADALLGERGNAFKDVMKVLDGGRVGIAAMGLGLGRAAFEYAARYVNQREQFGKPIGHNQNLAFRLADMDTKLDAARLLIRKAADLKDAGMNFTVPVARAKLFATTVGVEACDEAIQMLGGYGYIKEYPVERMWRDNRLTRIGEGTDEVQRLVISRDVLKRFAD